A window of the Henckelia pumila isolate YLH828 chromosome 3, ASM3356847v2, whole genome shotgun sequence genome harbors these coding sequences:
- the LOC140888901 gene encoding uncharacterized protein, which produces MTMMQNKGLDVSYYKEWKGKQISQNKLRGDPDENCMWLPSYLEMIKRVNDEQHRFKYVFVAFGACVSGFKFMRKVIAIDGTFLKGKYKGVLLVATAQYGDFYQYPIAWGVVDSETTESWTWFLKNLQELIPDDERLLIISDRHQGIINVVANVYENAHHGYCVWHLSQNIKSKFRKPGASESFARIAHLYTSSEFDSQYADMKSRYPQLAAYLEEHTCFEKWCRSYCPSSRYNIMTTNGVESINSRLRYDRELPIISLLDALQKVTSGWFTRYRNAANECTTSVTPSVEKILRERFILSQTMHVEELNEMEYDVTGHGHNEIVDFGSK; this is translated from the coding sequence ATGACAATGATGCAAAATAAGGGACTTGATGTTTCTTATTATAAGGAATGGAAAGGCAAACAAATTTCTCAAAACAAATTAAGAGGTGATCCGGATGAGAATTGTATGTGGCTACCTTCGTATTTGGAAATGATAAAGCGAGTGAATGATGAGCAACATAGATTTAAATATGTGTTTGTAGCTTTTGGTGCATGTGTCAGCGGCTTCAAATTTATGAGAAAAGTTATTGCCATTGATGGAACATTTTTGAAAGGTAAATACAAAGGTGTGTTACTTGTTGCAACTGCCCAGTATGGAGATTTTTATCAATATCCTATTGCATGGGGTGTTGTTGACTCAGAGACTACCGAATCATGGACATGGTTTCTAAAAAACCTCCAAGAATTGATACCTGATGATGAAAGATTGTTGATTATTTCTGATAGGCATCAAGGTATAATAAATGTTGTTGCTAATGTGTATGAAAATGCACATCATGGTTATTGTGTGTGGCATCTTTCACAAAATATAAAATCTAAATTTAGAAAACCAGGTGCTTCTGAATCATTCGCACGAATAGCACACTTATATACATCTTCTGAATTTGATTCACAATACGCTGATATGAAGAGCAGATATCCACAACTAGCAGCCTATTTGGAAGAGCACACTTGTTTTGAAAAATGGTGTAGATCATATTGTCCGAGCTCAAGGTATAACATAATGACAACAAATGGGGTTGAATCGATAAATTCTAGATTACGGTATGACAGAGAGCTTCCTATTATTTCATTGTTAGATGCACTTCAAAAGGTTACTTCGGGTTGGTTTACCAGATATCGTAATGCTGCAAATGAATGCACGACATCAGTGACACCTTCTGTGGAGAAGATTCTTCGGGAAAGGTTCATTTTATCTCAGACAATGCATGTGGAAGAATTGAATGAGATGGAATATGATGTTACTGGTCATGGACACAATGAAATTgtggattttggttcaaaatAA